The DNA region CTAATGGGTAACTCTTTTGGCAACCCTGGAAGGGTTTTGCCTCAAAACAGATCTTCTTTTGACAAcattggtgttttgattgtctACATGAtcataatcttatatattaaaacagaagtcataaccttggttcatgtgtgatttttttttaaaatggacctaatagaCATATTCCtaaaaagtcatgttacatttaatctctaagcttatcatttaaattttaggcataccaaaattttttaataggctatgaataattggatttaaacaatagatgattcatttgatttatagatagtataaattaaatagatataatttaatgttgtaatattatacctccatatgttaattatttgtcgatgttaacttttaaaattataaagattttttttaataacaaaattatattatctaacaacgattaatctttactaccttaaaccaatgaaaacaaattttaaactatatagtttattttaaaaattaaacaaaaattaaatgtttaattatttactcgataatataaatctatgaagcgaaaagtttaatttttaagaaactttctaaatttgtgaaatgttacaatatctttgaatatgacaataaaacaatattttactaatgtttatatatagttacgattttaacaatgaaataataatccgaaaatatatatatagaagaagatacaaatacatgtgaaagtttgaaacaatctattcaatgaaaaaaatacaccgtaaacttattatgttttaaaaattgatagacacatatatattataatatataccaattttaaattaaaaataaaatatttatataaaaataaatgaaaacaaaaacccgcgcggttgcgcggatcgagatctagttggtatttaaaatcatattctaGTCTAATAAATAATCTGCTGCTACTTTGTTGAAGCTTACTCTTCTCTGGTTGTTGTTGAAGGTAATGTGTTggctgaaaaaaagaagaagatgtgacTCACCATTACGGTGTTCTTGAAGGATGGTTCAGTCAGCATTGGTGGAACACAAGAGCTGTTAGAGCAATCTTATTGGTGAGATACTCACTAAGTATGTCAATAAtataaacttatcttaaactaaaataaatctatataatttttttaacatatggaatcttaatataattttttttagttttactattacattaattaaaaacttaatatactattatattaaactTCAATCATTTCAATTTAAACTATGAATAATGAATCTTGTtagatagatattttattttaagatttataaaaatattaaaaatatttttaatatcatataaagtataaagagtaggtgattttattttattgacaaaaaatttggTCAATTATAAAATGACCTGTGTCATTTGCCAAGGGTTCTCATGAGGTTCTAATAAGATGGGTGCAGAGGAACAGTTGTTAagcttttgatttaaatttaaaattttcatttattttagttacattttaagtcttagatatttttagtatattttcatTGGAGCTGCTTTTATTCTTCTCATTACAACTGTCACGGGCGAGGACATGGAGATGGACCTTGCAATGCAAGCTGATTACTCGTTGCAAAGAAGAGTTTCTCAGATTTTTGGTTGCAAATGTTGCTAGTAGATGTTTTAAGATCCATTTTTCATTTGATCAATAGCTTACTGAACAATTAAAACAAAGTCACACACTCTTATGATATTTTAAGAATAACTATAACGTATTGAAATCGTAATCGTAATCGTAATTGTTGTGATCTACATAAGGTTTTTATACGatatatcttgatttttagcCGATAATTTCTTCACAAGGAAATTCAGATGCACAAAGAGAGACAGAGAAACAGTGGATCGTAAGATGAGTACACATGGTTGTTATATAATTcaagcaaatttttttttttttgtaactgaattcAGGCAAACTTTTGCTTGGAGAAACAGAGAAGCAACATATATAAAAGATCTTGCGTCCTTTGATTGATTAATTGTTCGAAGAATGTTGCCTAATATTATTGTTCGAAGCCTGCTgactctatattattttaagccGTGTGACATATACAGTACCAAGAATCTTGTGTCCTGGTGGTTAAAGTAGCAATATCTATGATAtagtaaatacatataaaatccaTTCGGGTTAAAGAATGTCTTCTTTCtagtctttttgttttttgtaagaATATCTAGCCTTTTCATTTTTGTGGAAATATAACAAGTGTGGAGTATGCAGACCTTATTGTTTCAAGTGGAGAAGAACAGCTTTTGTCATATCTCCAGGTAAAGACCCACTAAACACACAAttatagtttaaatataaaagaaagaaaaaaattcagattatgatttagatattaaaaaaaagcatTTCAGATTATTTATGACTGTGGACATTCTGCAAAATTTGAGCTTTATTGTTTATGCTTTGGTTTTCTTGGTGTGCAGCAAGTCGTAACCGGTATTTGGAGGTTGGCGGTTTAGaatatcatcaacatagacAAGAACAGCCAAGAAGACGTGGTCGACATATCTGATGAAGAGGGAATGATCAGAATGCGTTTGAGTAAACCCATCACCGAGAATTACACTAGACAGCTTCTGATTCCACTGACGGGAAGCTTGCTTAAGACCATATAGAGACTTATGAAGCTTACACACCGAGTTGGGAGGACACTTCTTGCCAGTGATTTCTTCATAACCTTCAGGGAGACGCATGTAAATTTCTTCATCAAGGTCACCGTTGAGGAAGGCATTGTTGATATCCAACTGCGAAATGGACCAATTTTTAGCTGCGGCAACACTCAGAAGAAGACATAGAGTGCCAATCTTAGCAACAGGCGAGAATGTATCCAAGTAGTCTAAGCCCTCCAACTGTGTGTAGCCCTTTGCAATACCATATTACAATACGAGCTCCAGTGAGGAAGAGAGAGTTTGTTACGATCGAAAGAAAATGTATTGTATTCTCTTATCTGTATTTTACACcgtatacatgtatttatactCCTTTCTATACCGGTTTACTTAACATACCACCGGTTCAATCACTATAAACTCTAATAAAAACTTTTCAGaatctttgaaaattttattgcagaaaattaattaattcaattataattatcataaaatataattagagactaaaattaatttagctTTGATTGATaagcaaaaactaaaattatataaaattaattatattaacgataataataatttaattttttaattcaaatataaaataaaatattatacttaaattatgtagaatgataaatgacaatcacaaaatttatcaaatgaccgatgagatatattattatttattttgcaaaacATTTTAATAACAATATGGGTGGATAAAACCATATAATAGTAAAATAACATAATCATTCTTAATTTAatccattaaaaatgaaaaaaaaaacactcaatgGAAGTACTGATCAAATTCTAGCTTCGACTGAACATTCTCTGCAAAAATGAATGTTACGTAACATTTATggcaacaaaaaatttaaacttcagGGTTTATCCTTTGGGTTTTTTGGTCTGCAGCAAAAGTCGTAACCGATATTTTGGGACTGGCGGTTTGTCCCGTTCACCAGTATATATGAGGATTTAATCAGCTGCTCCGGTTCAAGGTTGTAGAACTGTAAACCGTAAAGCATAACACGTGAATACGAGATGTTGACTCGAGTGCCGCCGAGCCTTATCCGATCACTTACTCATTCTCCAATTTAAGACCAAGACTTTCGCGTGAATTCTTGAAACTAGAATTGGTACGAGGTTATTATACTATGAATCCAATTTAAGACCAAGACTTTCGCGTTATCAAGTAAAATAGGCATCAACCATCTCCACACAATCAAATGTTATGCAATAACTTTCATATTTATAAGGCGAtcacaatattattttttgcataTAATTTAATGGGCACAAGCTTCTTCAATAGCTGCAACACTTTTCTTCACATCCACTCCCATATTGCAGATATTGGCAAGTGCTCCTGCATACTTCATATCGTATTCCATCTTTGCTCCACATTGATTCTTGAAACTTTTAACCTGTGATGTTTTAttcagtatatatttgttttaagggTCTTTAAGTGGAACACAAGTAACAATAATTGATAAGGGGTTGTTACCAGAGTCTTGTAGCAGTCCCAATCATCTACAACAGGTTGTCCTGTTGTTCTTGTGGAAGTTAAGAGATCTAAGACATCGGTTTTTTTGAGTGAAAGTCTAAGAATCTCTATAATGTTCTGATCGATTTGTTTCCTGTGATTTATTTCCTCAAGCAGATTCTTCTGAGCTTCTTGTCTTTGAGGTGACCCCACAGGAGCGTTTTGAATCTGAGAGATAAATATATagtgaaacatcaaaaacagaCACATCTTTCGTTTATGTTTCAATCTTGAAAGATTAGGACTTCACCTTCGTCTCGAGATATAACAGAGGGATATCTCGCGCATCGACCTGCGAAAGCAAAGAAACAATAGATTTAGTTCATATAATCTCCCTGGGACCACTTTCTTTCCTTCTTATGGTTAGAACTTCTTATACACGAAAAATCAATAGACCTTATCCCCGTAGTTTTCGTGTTCAGCACCATCATCAGCGCTAGATTCTGTATCAAATAGTTGGGTTTTGCGAGATTCTGCTGAGAAAAGAAGCAGAgcataaagaaaaacaagaacttGTAAATGACCAAGAAAAGACATTGTCGTAATAAGACTTCTAaagaactgttttttttttctcttgcggTTGATGTTCTTGAATACCGTAGTATATAACTcgtttatatagaaaatttctTTGAGTCGTTTGCGTATTAAAGTTTGAGTCTGTGGATGCAAAAAGTAACTCATAATATTAAACCCACAAAAAGTAACTCATAATGTTAACTGCTGATGTCAACGTAGTATTTAAATTTACGTATTAATGTTATTGCTTTTGTTTGCTAGCTTCTTTTTTGAGATAATTGGAtaaataggatatatatatatataaattgatttgTATGATGGCAACTTTTTTTCTATAAATCAATGAGGAGTTCTTCCTTGTCTGACGAAGTTGCTGCTCTTTTAGACCATCTGTTAGACCATCTCCATTAGTGCCTAAATTTCAAGGAGACAAAGTTGCTTACAATGAGTTCAATGGAGCTTCATTTAGTGGCACGGTTTTCATGGCTTTTTTGACCGATGCATCGATTGATGTCTTGCTTTAAGTGTACTAAGATTAGGAAAAGTCGTTCTTATGGTGGTCTAATGGGTAACTCTTTTGGCAACCCTGGAAGGGTTTTGCCTCAAAACAGATCTTCTTTTGACAAcattggtgttttgattgtctACATGAtcataatcttatatattaaaacagaagtcataaccttggttcatgtgtgatttttttttaaaatggacctaatagaCATATTCCtaaaaagtcatgttacatttaatctctaagcttatcatttaaattttaggcataccaaaattttttaataggctatgaataattggatttaaacaatagatgattcatttgatttatagatagtataaattaatagatataatttaatgttgtaatattatacctccatatgttaattatttgtcgatgttaacttttaaaattataaagattttttttaataacaaaattatattatctaacaacgattaatctttactaccttaaaccaatgaaaacaaattttaaactatatagtttattttaaaaattaaacaaaaattaaatgtttaattatttactcgataatataaatctatgaagcgaaaagtttaatttttaagaaactttctaaatttgtgaaatgttacaatatctttgaatatgacaataaaacaatattttactaatgtgtatatatagttacgattttaacaatgaaataataatccgaaaatatatatatagaagaagatacaaatacatgtgaaagtttgaaacaatctattcaatgaaaaaatacaccgtaaacttattatgttttaaaaattgatagacacatatatattataatatataccaattttaaattaaaaataaaatatttatataaaaataaatgaaaacaaaaacccgcgcggttggcggatcgagatctagttggtatttaaaatcatattctaGTCTAATAAATAATCTGCTGCTACTTTGTTGAAGCTTACTCTTCTCTGGTTGTTGTTGAAGGTAATGTGTTggctgaaaaaaagaagaagatgtgacTCACCATTACGGTGTTCTTGAAGGATGGTTCAGTCAGCATTGGTGGAACACAAGAGCTGTTAGAGCAATCTTATTGGTGAGATACTCACTAAGTATGTCAATAAtataaacttatcttaaactaaaataaatctatataatttttttaacatatggaatcttaatataattttttttagttttagtactattacattaattaaaaacttaatatactattatattaaactTCAATCATTTCAATTTAAACTATGAATAATGAATCTTGTtagatagatattttattttaagatttataaaaatatataaaaatatttttaatatcatataaagtataaagagtaggtgattttattttattgacaaaaaatttggTCAATTATAAAATGACCTGTGTCATTTGCCAAGGGTTCTCATGAGGTTCTAATAAGATGGGTGCAGAGGAACAGTTGTTAagcttttgatttaaatttaaaattttcatttattttagttacattttaagtcttagatattttttagtatattttcatTGGAGCTGCTTTTATTCTTCTCATTACAACTGTCACGGGCGAGGACATGGAGATGGACCTTGCAATGCAAGCTGATTACTCGTTGCAAAGAAGAGTTTCTCAGATTTTTGGTTGCAAATGTTGCTAGTAGATGTTTTAAGATCCATTTTTCATTTGATCAATAGCTTACTGAACAATTAAAACAAAGTCACACACTCTTATGATATTTTAAGAATAACTATAACGTATTGAAATCGTAATCGTAATCGTAATTGTTGTGATCTACATAAGGTTTTTATACGatatatcttgatttttagcCGATAATTTCTTCACAAGGAAATTCAGATGCACAAAGAGAGACAGAGAAACAGTGGATCGTAAGATGAGTACACATGGTTGTTATATAATTcaagcaaattttttttttttttgtaactgaattcAGGCAAACTTTTGCTTGGAGAAACAGAGAAGCAACATATATAAAAGATCTTGCGTCCTTTGATTGATTAATTGTTCGAAGAATGTTGCCTAATATTATTGTTCGAAGCCTGCTgactctatattattttaagccGTGTGACATATACAGTACCAAGAATCTTGTGTCCTGGTGGTTAAAGTAGCAATATCTATGATAtagtaaatacatataaaatccaTTCGGGTTAAAGAATGTCTTCTTTCtagtctttttgttttttgtaagaATATCTAGCCTTTTCATTTTTGTGGAAATATAACAAGTGTGGAGTATGCAGACCTTATTGTTTCAAGTGGAGAAGAACAGCTTTTGTCATATCTCCAGGTAAAGACCCACTAAACACACAAttatagtttaaatataaaagaaagaaaaaaaattcagattatgatttagatattaaaaaaaagcatTTCAGATTATTTATGACTGTGGACATTCTGCAAAATTTGAGCTTTATTGTTTATGCTTTGGTTTTCTTGGTGTGCAGCAAGTCGTAACCGGTATTTGGAGGTTGGCGGTTTAGaatatcatcaacatagacAAGAACAGCCAAGAAGACGTGGTCGACATATCTGATGAAGAGGGAATGATCAGAATGCGTTTGAGTAAACCCATCACCGAGAATTACACTAGACAGCTTCTGATTCCACTGACGGGAAGCTTGCTTAAGACCATATAGAGACTTATGAAGCTTACACACCGAGTTGGGAGGACACTTCTTGCCAGTGATTTCTTCATAACCTTCAGGGAGACGCATGTAAATTTCTTCATCAAGGTCACCGTTGAGGAAGGCATTGTTGATATCCAACTGCGAAATGGACCAATTTTTAGCTGCGGCAACACTCAGAAGAAGACATAGAGTGCCAATCTTAGCAACAGGCGAGAATGTATCCAAGTAGTCTAAGCCCTCCAACTGTGTGTAGCCCTTTGCAATACCATATTACAATACGAGCTCCAGTGAGGAAGAGAGAGTTTGTTACGATCGAAAGAAAATGTATTGTATTCTCTTATCTGTATTTTACACcgtatacatgtatttatactCCTTTCTATACCGGTTTACTTAACATACCACCGGTTCAATCACTATAAACTCTAATAAAAACTTTTCAGaatctttgaaaattttattgcagaaaattaattaattcaattataattatcataaaatataattagagactaaaattaatttagctTTGATTGATaagcaaaaactaaaattatataaaattaattatattaacgataataataatttaatttttttaattcaaatataaaataaaatattatacttaaattatgtagaatgataaatgacaatcacaaaatttatcaaatgaccgatgagatatattattatttattttgcaaaacATTTTAATAACAATATGGGTGGATAAAACCATATAATAGTAAAATAACATAATCATTCTTAATTTAatccattaaaaatgaaaaaaaaacactcaatgGAAGTACTGATCAAATTCTAGCTTCGACTGAACATTCTCTGCAAAAATGAATGTTACGTAACATTTATggcaacaaaaaatttaaacttcagGGTTTATCCTTTGGGTTTTTTGGTCTGCAGCAAAAGTCGTAACCGATATTTTGGGACTGGCGGTTTGTCCCGTTCACCAGTATATATGAGGATTTAATCAGCTGCTCCGGTTCAAGGTTGTAGAACTGTAAACCGTAAAGCATAACACGTGAATACGAGATGTTGACTCGAGTGCCGCCGAGCCTTATCCGATCACTTACTCATTCTCCAATTTAAGACCAAGACTTTCGCGTGAATTCTTGAAACTAGAATTGGTACGAGGTTATTATACTATGAATCCAATTTAAGACCAAGACTTTCGCGTTATCAAGTAAAATAGGCATCAACCATCTCCACACAATCAAATGTTATGCAATAACTTTCATATTTATAAGGCGAtcacaatattattttttgcataTAATTTAATGGGCACAAGCTTCTTCAATAGCTGCAACACTTTTCTTCACATCCACTCCCATATTGCAGATATTGGCAAGTGCTCCTGCATACTTCATATCGTATTCCATCTTTGCTCCACATTGATTCTTGAAACTTTTAACCTGTGATGTTTTAttcagtatatatttgttttaagggTCTTTAAGTGGAACACAAGTAACAATAATTGATAAGGGGTTGTTACCAGAGTCTTGTAGCAGTCCCAATCATCTACAACAGGTTGTCCTGTTGTTCTTGTGGAAGTTAAGAGATCTAAGACATCGGTTTTTTTGAGTGAAAGTCTAAGAATCTCTATAATGTTCTGATCGATTTGTTTCCTGTGATTTATTTCCTCAAGCAGATTCTTCTGAGCTTCTTGTCTTTGAGGTGACCCCACAGGAGCGTTTTGAATCTGAGAGATAAATATATagtgaaacatcaaaaacagaCACATCTTTCGTTTATGTTTCAATCTTGAAAGATTAGGACTTCACCTTCGTCTCGAGATATAACAGAGGGATATCTCGCGCATCGACCTGCGAAAGCAAAGAAACAATAGATTTAGTTCATATAATCTCCCTGGGACCACTTTCTTTCCTTCTTATGGTTAGAACTTCTTATACACGAAAAATCAATAGACCTTATCCCCGTAGTTTTCGTGTTCAGCACCATCATCAGCGCTAGATTCTGTATCAAATAGTTGGGTTTTGCGAGATTCTGCTGAGAAAAGAAGCAGAgcataaagaaaaacaagaacttGTAAATGACCAAGAAAAGACATTGTCGTAATAAGACTTCTAaagaactgttttttttttctcttgcggTTGATGTTCTTGAATACCGTAGTATATAACTcgtttatatagaaaatttctTTGAGTCGTTTGCGTATTAAAGTTTGAGTCTGTGGATGCAAAAAGTAACTCATAATATTAAACCCACAAAAAGTAACTCATAATGTTAACTGCTGATGTCAACGTAGTATTTAAATTTGCGTATTAATGTTATTGCTTTTGTTTGCTAGCTTCTTTTTTGAGATAATTGGAtaaataggatatatatatatatatatatatatatatatatatatatattgatgatGGCAACTTTTTTCCTATAAATCAATGAGGAGTTCTTCCTTGTCTGACGAAGTTGCTGCTCTTTTAGACCATCTGTTAGACCATCTCCATTAGTGCCTAAATTTCAAGGAGACAAAGTTGCTTACAATGAGTTCAATGGAGCTTCATTTAGTGGCACGGTTTTCATGGCTTTTTTGACCGATGCATCGATTGATGTCTTGCTTTAAGTGTACTAAGATTAGGAAAAGTCGTTCTTATGGTGGTCTAATGGGTAACTCTTTTGGCAACCCTGGAAGGGTTTTGCCTCAAAACAGATCTTCTTTTTGACAAcattggtgttttgattgtctACATGAtcataatcttatatattaaaacagaagtcataaccttggttcatgtgtgatttttttttaaaatggacctaatagaCATATTCCtaaaaagtcatgttacatttaatctctaagcttatcatttaaattttaggcataccaaaattttttaataggctatgaataattggatttaaacaatagatgattcatttgatttatagatagtataaattgaatagatataatttaatgttgtaatattatacctccatatgttaattatttgtcgatgttaacttttaaaattataaagatttttttttaataacaaaattatattatctaacaacgattaatctttactaccttaaaccaatgaaaacaaattttaaactatatagtttattttaaaaattaaacaaaaattaaatgtttaattatttactcgataatataaatctatgaagcgaaaagtttaatttttaagaaactttctaaatttgtgaaatgttacaatatctttgaatatgacaataaaacaatattttactaatgtgtatatatagttacgattttaacaatgaaataataatccgaaaatatatatatagaagaagatacaaatacatgtgaaagtttgaaacaatctattcaatgaaaaaatacaccgtaaacttattatgttttaaaaattgatagacacatatatattataatatataccaattttaaattaaaaataaaatatttatataaaaataaatgaaaacaaaaacccgcgcggttggcggatcgagatctagttggtatttaaaatcatattctaGTCTAATAAATAATCTGCTGCTACTTTGTTGAAGCTTACTCTTCTCTGGTTGTTGTTGAAGGTAATGTGTTggctgaaaaaaagaagaagatgtgacTCACCATTACGGTGTTCTTGAAGGATGGTTCAGTCAGCATTGGTGGAACACAAGAGCTGTTAGAGCAATCTTATTGGTGAGATACTCACTAAGTATGTCAATAAtataaacttatcttaaactaaaataaatctatataatttttttaacatatggaatcttaatataattttttttagttttagtactattacattaattaaaaacttaatatactattatattaaactTCAATCATTTCAATTTAAACTATGAATAATGAATCTTGTtagatagatattttattttaagatttataaaaatatataaaaatatttttaatatcatataaagtataaagagtaggtgattttattttattgacaaaaaattggTCAATTATAAAATGACCTGTGTCATTTGCCAAG from Brassica rapa cultivar Chiifu-401-42 unplaced genomic scaffold, CAAS_Brap_v3.01 Scaffold0686, whole genome shotgun sequence includes:
- the LOC117130821 gene encoding vacuolar-processing enzyme delta-isozyme-like, coding for MSYFLHPQTQTLIRKRLKEIFYINELYTTVFKNINRKRKKKQFFRSLITTMSFLGHLQVLVFLYALLLFSAESRKTQLFDTESSADDGAEHENYGDKVDARDIPLLYLETKIQNAPVGSPQRQEAQKNLLEEINHRKQIDQNIIEILRLSLKKTDVLDLLTSTRTTGQPVVDDWDCYKTLVKSFKNQCGAKMEYDMKYAGALANICNMGVDVKKSVAAIEEACAH